The sequence below is a genomic window from bacterium.
CGGAGCACGCGCTGGCGCTTTTATTGGTCCTGGCGCGGCGGCTGCCCGAGGTCGTGCGGCGTCAGTCCGAGCGGCGCTGGGACCCCGACGCCGTGGCGTACCGGCAGGCCCTGTTGGCCGGAAAACGGGCGGCGATTCTCGGTTTCGGGAGCATCGGGGTGGAGATAGGCCGGCGGCTGGCCGGCTTCGGGGTGGATGTGTGGGCGATGGTGAATCGTCCACGGCTGGTGCGCGAGGCGAGCCGGGTCTTCGGCGGCGACGGCTGGCGGGAGATGCTGGGCGGCGCGGACTTCATCTTCAACTGCCTCCCCGAGACCGACGCGACCCGGGGCTGGCTCGACGCGGAGCGGCTGGCCGCCTGCAAGCGGGGGGCGCTTCTGGTGAGCGTGGGCCGCGGCGCCACCGTGGACGAGGCGGCCCTGACGAAGGCCCTGGCCGAGGGGCGTCTCGGCGGCGCGGCGGTGGACGTACTGGAAACCGAGCCGCTGCCCGCAGACTCCTCCCTGTGGACCACGCCCAACCTATTAATTACCCCCCACGTGGCGGGCCTGACCGAGGGGATGTTCGCGGCCGTCACCGGGCTTTTCACGGAGAATCTGCGGCGGTTCCTGACGGGGCGGGAGCTGATGAACGTGGTTGACCCCGCGCGGGGGTATTAGGCGGCGGGCGTCGGCCCGGTTGCGATGACGTAGGGGCCGACCTTTAGGTCGGCCCGTTTTTTCATAGGTAGCCCTCACCCCCATCCCCTCTCC
It includes:
- a CDS encoding D-2-hydroxyacid dehydrogenase produces the protein MRILVFLSRDWETQREVASDIKQAVALTGGSDLDSDGEPDITVVPSRDREEYERELPQAEILFAWSLSPERLALAERLRWVQLASAGVERVPVGEIVGRGILLTNARGVHSVAVAEHALALLLVLARRLPEVVRRQSERRWDPDAVAYRQALLAGKRAAILGFGSIGVEIGRRLAGFGVDVWAMVNRPRLVREASRVFGGDGWREMLGGADFIFNCLPETDATRGWLDAERLAACKRGALLVSVGRGATVDEAALTKALAEGRLGGAAVDVLETEPLPADSSLWTTPNLLITPHVAGLTEGMFAAVTGLFTENLRRFLTGRELMNVVDPARGY